A region of Gracilinanus agilis isolate LMUSP501 chromosome 3, AgileGrace, whole genome shotgun sequence DNA encodes the following proteins:
- the LOC123240435 gene encoding myotubularin-related protein 9-like isoform X3, with protein sequence MEFSELIRTARAEALLLPGPGQSPVRGTLCITSHHLLLSAGQESPSDLWLLLRNVDTVEKRVAGNSGTITLKCKDLQVLQLEIEGLEETLDIASSIEALSSLESVSTSYPFFYRPQSLRLGDAEDLYPPDHFYRRVALETDAWRLSTVNRDFQVCASYPPALVVPRGIGDEVLARSARFRQGGRFPVLSYYHSINGTVMLRSSQPLQGANRRRCAEDEELLRAALALGGHQGLVLDTRSAQAVKQARITGGGTEAKAAYPGWKRLHRPLERGRPLQDSFVRLVEACTDPSLSMDRWLSRLDGCQWLTHVKEALTTACLVAQGMDREGVCFLVHGAEGTDATLLVTSLAQLILDPKCRTTHGFQSLLEREWIQAGHPFQQRCAHSAYAQSRPKHEAPTFLLFLDCVWQLSRQFPLSLEFGEGMLLALFEHAYASPFGTFLCNSEKERYLCEVKTKTHSLWSSMNQSKERQRFCNPIYSPNPLALWPSVEPQSLQLWAGHPPFPLPPHQRSSQMRFL encoded by the exons ATGGAGTTCTCGGAACTGATCCGTACTGCCCGGGCAGAGGCGCTTCTCCTGCCTGGTCCTGGACAGTCTCCGGTGAGGGGCACTCTGTGTATCACCAGCCACCACCTGCTGCTGTCTGCGGGGCAGGAAAGCCCTAGCGACCTGTGGCTGCTCTTGCGCAACGTGGATACGGTGGAAAAGCG GGTGGCGGGAAACTCAGGCACCATCACCCTGAAGTGTAAGGACCTGCAGGTTCTGCAGCTGGAGATCGAAGGTTTGGAGGAGACGCTGGACATCGCCAGCTCCATCGAG GCTTTGTCCTCGCTGGAATCTGTCAGCACTTCCTATCCATTCTTCTACAGGCCCCAGAGCCTGAGGCTGGGAGATGCCGAGGACCTGTACCCCCCGGACCACTTCTATCGGCGGGTGGCTCTCGAG ACAGACGCCTGGCGCCTGAGCACAGTCAACAGGGACTTTCAGGTGTGCGCCAGCTACCCGCCTGCCCTGGTGGTGCCCCGCGGGATCGGGGACGAGGTCCTGGCACGGAGCGCCCGCTTTCGCCAAGGCGGCCGCTTCCCTGTGCTCAGTTACTATCATAGTATCAACGGCACA GTGATGCTCCGCTCCAGCCAGCCCTTGCAGGGGGCCAATCGGCGACGCTGTGCAGAAGACGAGGAGCTGCTGCGGGCAGCTCTGGCCCTGGGCGGTCATCAGGGCTTAGTCTTGGACACCCGCTCGGCCCAGGCTGTCAAGCAGGCCCGAATAACCGGGGGTGGCACGGAGGCCAAGGCAGCCTACCCGGGCTGGAAACGGCTGCACCGGCCCCTGGAGAG GGGCCGGCCCCTGCAGGACAGTTTTGTGCGTCTGGTAGAGGCCTGTACAGATCCCTCCCTGAGCATGGACCGCTGGCTCAGCAGGCTGGACGGCTGTCAATGGCTGACACACGTTAAGGAAGCACTGACCACTGCCTGTCTGGTGGCCCAGGGCATGGATAG GGAAGGGGTCTGTTTCCTGGTCCATGGGGCTGAGGGCACCGATGCCACCCTCCTTGTGACCTCGCTGGCACAGCTCATCCTGGATCCCAAATGCAGAACGACGCATGGCTTCCAAAGCCTGCTGGAACGGGAATGGATCCAG GCTGGCCACCCTTTCCAGCAGCGCTGTGCTCACTCGGCCTATGCCCAAAGTCGCCCCAAACATGAGGCGCCCACCTTCCTGCTCTTCCTGGACTGCGTGTGGCAGCTGAGCCGGCAATTCCCACTTTCCCTGGAGTTTGGGGAAGGGATGCTGCTGGCCTTGTTTGAGCACGCTTATGCTTCACCCTTCGGCACCTTTCTCTGCAACAGTGAGAAGGAAAG GTACTTGTGTGAAGTGAAGACAAAGACACACTCTTTGTGGTCCAGTATGAACCAATCAAAGGAACGACAAAGATTCTGTAACCCCATCTACTCACCCAACCCCCTGGCCTTATGGCCTTCAGTGGAGCCCCAGAGCCTTCAGTTGTGGGCAG GCCATCCTCCCTTTCCTTTGCCTCCCCACCAGAGAAGCTCCCAAATGAGGTTCCTGTGA
- the EIF3I gene encoding eukaryotic translation initiation factor 3 subunit I, with protein MKPILLQGHERSITQIKYNREGDLLFTVAKDPIVNVWYSVNGERLGTYTGHTGAVWCVDADWDTKHVLTGSADNSCRLWDCETGKQLALLKTNSAVRTCGFDFGGNIIMFSTDKQMGYQCFVSFFDLRDPSQIDSNEPYMKIPCNADAKITSAVWGPLGECIIAGHENGELNQYSAKSGEVMVNVKEHSRQINDIQTSRDMTMFVTASKDNTAKLFDSTTLEHQKTFRTERPVNSAALSPIYDHVVLGGGQEAMDVTTTSTRIGKFEARFFHLAFEEEFGRVKGHFGPINSVAFHPDGKSYSSGGEDGYVRIHYFDPQYFEFEFEA; from the exons ATG AAGCCGATCCTGCTCCAGGGCCACGAGCGATCCATCACGCAGATCAAGTACAACCGCGAGGGAGACCTGCTCTTCACTGTGGCCAAGGACCCG ATTGTCAATGTGTGGTATTCAGTGAATGGCGAGAGGCTTGGCACCTACACTGGACATACTGGAGCTGTGTGGTGTGTGGATGCTGACT GGGACACCAAACATGTCCTTACTGGCTCTGCTGACAACAGCTGCCGTCTCTGGGATTGTGAGACAG GGAAACAACTGGCTCTATTGAAGACCAACTCAGCTGTCCGTACGTGTGGCTTCGACTTTGGGGGCAACATCATCATGTTCTCCACAGACAAACAGATGGGGTACCAGTGCTTTGTCAGTTTCTTTGACCTACGAGACCCTAGCCAGATCG atagcaATGAACCCTATATGAAGATCCCCTGTAATGCTGATGCTAAGATCACAAGTGCCGTGTGGGGACCCTTGGGGGAATGCATCATTGCTGGCCATGAAAATGGGGAGCTCAACCAATACAGTGCTAAG TCTGGAGAAGTGATGGTGAATGTTAAGGAACACTCAAGGCAAATCAACGACATTCAGACCTCTCGAGATATGACAATGTTTGTCACTGCATCCAAGGACAATACAGCCAAG CTCTTTGACTCCACAACACTTGAGCACCAGAAAACATTCAGGACTGAACGACCTGTCAACTCAGCTGCTCTTTCCCCCATCTATGACCAC GTAGTCCTAGGTGGTGGACAGGAGGCCATGGATGTAACCACAACCTCCACCAGAATTGGCAAGTTTGAAGCCAG GTTCTTCCATCTTGCCTTTGAAGAGGAGTTTGGAAGAGTCAAAGGTCACTTTGGCCCCATTAACAGTGTTGCTTTCCATCCTGATGGCAAGAG CTACAGCAGCGGTGGAGAAGATGGCTACGTCCGAATTCACTACTTCGATCCACAATACTTTGAGTTTGAGTTTGAGGCGTGA
- the LOC123240435 gene encoding myotubularin-related protein 9-like isoform X2, with translation MEFSELIRTARAEALLLPGPGQSPVRGTLCITSHHLLLSAGQESPSDLWLLLRNVDTVEKRVAGNSGTITLKCKDLQVLQLEIEGLEETLDIASSIEALSSLESVSTSYPFFYRPQSLRLGDAEDLYPPDHFYRRVALETDAWRLSTVNRDFQVCASYPPALVVPRGIGDEVLARSARFRQGGRFPVLSYYHSINGTVMLRSSQPLQGANRRRCAEDEELLRAALALGGHQGLVLDTRSAQAVKQARITGGGTEAKAAYPGWKRLHRPLERGRPLQDSFVRLVEACTDPSLSMDRWLSRLDGCQWLTHVKEALTTACLVAQGMDREGVCFLVHGAEGTDATLLVTSLAQLILDPKCRTTHGFQSLLEREWIQAGHPFQQRCAHSAYAQSRPKHEAPTFLLFLDCVWQLSRQFPLSLEFGEGMLLALFEHAYASPFGTFLCNSEKERYLCEVKTKTHSLWSSMNQSKERQRFCNPIYSPNPLALWPSVEPQSLQLWAGLFLRWTRPPEPVQEAWTQLWKIVTEKEVVDTF, from the exons ATGGAGTTCTCGGAACTGATCCGTACTGCCCGGGCAGAGGCGCTTCTCCTGCCTGGTCCTGGACAGTCTCCGGTGAGGGGCACTCTGTGTATCACCAGCCACCACCTGCTGCTGTCTGCGGGGCAGGAAAGCCCTAGCGACCTGTGGCTGCTCTTGCGCAACGTGGATACGGTGGAAAAGCG GGTGGCGGGAAACTCAGGCACCATCACCCTGAAGTGTAAGGACCTGCAGGTTCTGCAGCTGGAGATCGAAGGTTTGGAGGAGACGCTGGACATCGCCAGCTCCATCGAG GCTTTGTCCTCGCTGGAATCTGTCAGCACTTCCTATCCATTCTTCTACAGGCCCCAGAGCCTGAGGCTGGGAGATGCCGAGGACCTGTACCCCCCGGACCACTTCTATCGGCGGGTGGCTCTCGAG ACAGACGCCTGGCGCCTGAGCACAGTCAACAGGGACTTTCAGGTGTGCGCCAGCTACCCGCCTGCCCTGGTGGTGCCCCGCGGGATCGGGGACGAGGTCCTGGCACGGAGCGCCCGCTTTCGCCAAGGCGGCCGCTTCCCTGTGCTCAGTTACTATCATAGTATCAACGGCACA GTGATGCTCCGCTCCAGCCAGCCCTTGCAGGGGGCCAATCGGCGACGCTGTGCAGAAGACGAGGAGCTGCTGCGGGCAGCTCTGGCCCTGGGCGGTCATCAGGGCTTAGTCTTGGACACCCGCTCGGCCCAGGCTGTCAAGCAGGCCCGAATAACCGGGGGTGGCACGGAGGCCAAGGCAGCCTACCCGGGCTGGAAACGGCTGCACCGGCCCCTGGAGAG GGGCCGGCCCCTGCAGGACAGTTTTGTGCGTCTGGTAGAGGCCTGTACAGATCCCTCCCTGAGCATGGACCGCTGGCTCAGCAGGCTGGACGGCTGTCAATGGCTGACACACGTTAAGGAAGCACTGACCACTGCCTGTCTGGTGGCCCAGGGCATGGATAG GGAAGGGGTCTGTTTCCTGGTCCATGGGGCTGAGGGCACCGATGCCACCCTCCTTGTGACCTCGCTGGCACAGCTCATCCTGGATCCCAAATGCAGAACGACGCATGGCTTCCAAAGCCTGCTGGAACGGGAATGGATCCAG GCTGGCCACCCTTTCCAGCAGCGCTGTGCTCACTCGGCCTATGCCCAAAGTCGCCCCAAACATGAGGCGCCCACCTTCCTGCTCTTCCTGGACTGCGTGTGGCAGCTGAGCCGGCAATTCCCACTTTCCCTGGAGTTTGGGGAAGGGATGCTGCTGGCCTTGTTTGAGCACGCTTATGCTTCACCCTTCGGCACCTTTCTCTGCAACAGTGAGAAGGAAAG GTACTTGTGTGAAGTGAAGACAAAGACACACTCTTTGTGGTCCAGTATGAACCAATCAAAGGAACGACAAAGATTCTGTAACCCCATCTACTCACCCAACCCCCTGGCCTTATGGCCTTCAGTGGAGCCCCAGAGCCTTCAGTTGTGGGCAG GCCTTTTCCTCCGATGGACTCGTCCACCTGAGCCTGTCCAAGAGGCGTGGACACAGCTCTGGAAAATAGTGACAGAGAAAGAAGTGGTGGACACCTTTTGA
- the IQCC gene encoding IQ domain-containing protein C isoform X1 gives MELQELVRRITLLQACVRGRQVRRRLQNLRAEYEEVVRQVEGDDLGGQLRWVGRWLPRPVFSPDTRRRTFVLRAGGDSSLSPVQEPPSRLQDEEPERDQGWKEQPKVKESGQQDGSGPQLEGGDRMLTRNPETPELTLPSQPAQLQRLQRHLAMEMLWLQQAIVSRKKVRSPLSTNALLVILSFPSPPVFHLPQFLYPPPPHFEPSRKGSLRDPLASP, from the exons ATGGAGCTCCAGGAACTAGTTCGGCGTATAACGCTGCTGCAG GCTTGCGTGAGGGGTCGGCAAGTCCGGAGGCGGCTGCAGAACTTGAGAGCCGAGTATGAAGAAGTGGTGCGGCAGGTGGAGGGTGACGACTTGGGCGGGCAGCTGCGCTGGGTGGGGCGCTGGCTCCCGAGGCCCGTTTTTTCTCCGGACACCCGG AGAAGGACCTTTGTCCTAAGGGCGGGGGGAGACAGCAGTCTCAGCCCAGTTCAGGAACCCCCCAGCAGACTTCAGGATGAAGAGCCAGAGAGAGATCAAGGCTGGAAGGAACAGCCGAAAGTGAAGGAGTCTGGCCAGCAAGATGGTTCTGGCCCTCAACTGGAAGGCGGTGACAGGATGCTGACAAGAAACCCAG AGACCCCAGAGCTAACACTACCCTCCCAGCCTGCCCAGCTCCAGAGACTTCAGAGACACCTGGCCATGGAAATGCTATGGCTACAGCAGGCCATTGTCAGTCGAAagaaggtgaggtctcccttaaGTACAAATGCACTCCTAGTCATTCTCAGCTTCCCTTCACCTCCAGTCTTCCACCTTCCACAGTTCCTatatcctccccctccccattttgaGCCGAGTAGAAAGGGAAGCCTCAGAGATCCTTTGGCTTCCCCCTGA
- the DCDC2B gene encoding doublecortin domain-containing protein 2B produces MASTAPGLPVARKVVVYRNGDSFSPGRRLVVTHRRFPTFEAFLNEVTAVIQAPLAIRTLYTPQSGHLVTDLSELQSGGEYVAAGFERFQKLPYIYPGGKKPGRKNIRLLAPPNLPRPNYRSPGRRIPASVSCTIQVFRNGDLLSPPFSLHLPVTPHQDWGAVLKQLTEKLKGGAVSRLCTLEGVPVLGRESLVNGGYYVAVSDDEYKALPYLELLVPNPSLPGGFWHPPRLEPRAYGQKAGSFRIPVTQPSKKESVFFTRPTMARPHLRRRRPLQPGERGVYGASYTRRELAGAQEVQEDGTTLTEVPLDQRAAEMVEEACFLENAA; encoded by the exons ATGGCTTCCACTGCTCCTGGGCTCCCTGTGGCCAGGAAGGTAGTGGTATACCGGAATGGAGACTCCTTCTCCCCAGGACGCAGGCTGGTGGTCACCCACCGACGCTTCCCCACCTTCGAGGCATTTCTTAATGAGGTGACGGCAGTCATACAGGCTCCTCTGGCCATTCGTACCCTCTACACTCCTCAGAGTGGCCACCTTGTCACTGACTTGTCAGAGCTTCAGAGTGGTGGGGAGTATGTTGCTGCCGGCTTTGAGCGTTTCCAGAAGTTGCC CTATATCTATCCTGGAGGGAAAAAACCAGGAAGAAAAAACATCAGGTTGCTG GCTCCTCCAAATCTCCCAAGACCAAATTACAGATCTCCTGGAAGGAGgattccagcctcagtttcctgcacAATTCA GGTATTCAGAAATGGGGACCTGCTTAGCCCTCCTTTTAGCCTACACCTGCCAGTTACCCCCCATCAGGACTGGGGAGCAGTGCTGAAGCAACTGACTGAGAAGCTGAAGGGTGGGGCTGTGAGCAG ACTCTGCACCCTAGAGGGGGTGCCAGTATTGGGCAGAGAATCCCTAGTGAATGGTGGTTACTATGTGGCTGTATCAGATGATGAGTATAAGGCCCTGCCTTACCTGGAACTTCTGGTGCCAAACCCCTCCCTGCCTGGTGGCTTCTG GCACCCACCAAGACTTGAGCCCAGAGCCTATGGGCAGAAG GCAGGCAGCTTCAGGATTCCAGTGACCCAGCCTTCTAAGAAGGAATCAGTTTTCTTTACAAGACCTACAATGGCCCGACCTCATCTAAGAAGACGACGCCCCCTTCAGCCTG GAGAAAGGGGTGTGTATGGTGCATCCTACACCAGGAGGGAACTGGCAGGTGCCCAGGAAGTACAGGAGGATGGAACTACTCTAACAGAGGTTCCCTTGGATCAG AGGGCAGCAGAAATGGTAGAAGAAGCCTGTTTCTTGGAAAATGCTGCCTAG
- the CCDC28B gene encoding coiled-coil domain-containing protein 28B, with amino-acid sequence MDDKKKRRSPKPCLSQPAPPSSSLRRVPVPTSRSASFSLGLPHLPSPKQRSKFKRVTKEKCRPVLAGGGGAPAGTPLQHCFLTEVTGVYEMEGGLLNLLNDFHSGRLQAFGKECSFEQLEHVREMQEKLARLHFSLDVCGEEEDDEDEAEAEGLPQEQKKTVADRNLDQLLSNLEDLSNSIQKLHLAENTEPEEAPTA; translated from the exons ATGGATgacaagaagaagaggaggagccCCAAGCCCTGCTTGTCGCAGCCTGCACCCCCTTCCAGTTCTCTGCGCAGGGTCCCAGTCCCTACCAGCCGAAGTGCCTCCTTCTCCTTGGGGCTCCCCCACCTTCCATCCCCAAAGCAGCGATCCAAGTTTAAAAG GGTGACCAAGGAGAAGTGCCGCCCTGTGCTTGCTGGCGGAGGGGGAGCCCCAGCAGGCACACCCTTGCAGCACTGTTTCCTGACAGAGGTGACTGGTGTCTATGAGATGGAGGGAGGATTACTCAACCTACTCAATGACTTCCATTCTGGACGGCTCCAGGCCTTTG GGAAGGAATGTTCCTTTGAGCAGCTGGAGCATGTTCGGGAGATGCAGGAGAAGCTGGCTCGGCTGCACTTCAGTCTGGACGtgtgtggggaggaggaggacgatGAAGACGAGGCTGAGGCTGAGGGGCTGCCACAGGAACAGAAGAAAACAGTGGCCGATCGTAACCTAGACCAGCTGCTTAGCAAT CTGGAGGATCTCAGCAACTCTAT ACAGAAGCTGCATCTGGCTGAGAACACAGAACCAGAGGAGGCTCCCACAGCCTAA
- the IQCC gene encoding IQ domain-containing protein C isoform X2 has product MELQELVRRITLLQACVRGRQVRRRLQNLRAEYEEVVRQVEGDDLGGQLRWVGRWLPRPVFSPDTRRRTFVLRAGGDSSLSPVQEPPSRLQDEEPERDQGWKEQPKVKESGQQDGSGPQLEGGDRMLTRNPETPELTLPSQPAQLQRLQRHLAMEMLWLQQAIVSRKKYLLLRQTLDLPED; this is encoded by the exons ATGGAGCTCCAGGAACTAGTTCGGCGTATAACGCTGCTGCAG GCTTGCGTGAGGGGTCGGCAAGTCCGGAGGCGGCTGCAGAACTTGAGAGCCGAGTATGAAGAAGTGGTGCGGCAGGTGGAGGGTGACGACTTGGGCGGGCAGCTGCGCTGGGTGGGGCGCTGGCTCCCGAGGCCCGTTTTTTCTCCGGACACCCGG AGAAGGACCTTTGTCCTAAGGGCGGGGGGAGACAGCAGTCTCAGCCCAGTTCAGGAACCCCCCAGCAGACTTCAGGATGAAGAGCCAGAGAGAGATCAAGGCTGGAAGGAACAGCCGAAAGTGAAGGAGTCTGGCCAGCAAGATGGTTCTGGCCCTCAACTGGAAGGCGGTGACAGGATGCTGACAAGAAACCCAG AGACCCCAGAGCTAACACTACCCTCCCAGCCTGCCCAGCTCCAGAGACTTCAGAGACACCTGGCCATGGAAATGCTATGGCTACAGCAGGCCATTGTCAGTCGAAagaag TATCTGCTTCTCAGACAAACACTGGATCTCCCGGAGGATTAG
- the TMEM234 gene encoding transmembrane protein 234 → MAATLGQICALVLVALLWGGSNPLLKRATGKMEPVQEGNRLVQLLRETKSLFFNYQYLVPLCLNQCGSLIYYLTLASTDLSLAVPISNSLALVVTLVVGKFLGEDIGGKWAALGMVLTVSGITLCIASSVGKTE, encoded by the exons ATGGCGGCGACTCTGG GGCAAATCTGTGCTCTGGTGCTGGTGGCGCTGCTGTGGGGCGGCTCCAATCCGCTGCTGAAGAGGGCCACGGGGAAAATGGAGCCTGTGCAGGAGGGGAACCGACTGGTGCAATTGCTTCGGGAGACCAAGTCCTTGTTTTTCAACTACCAG TATCTGGTGCCCCTTTGCCTCAACCAGTGTGGCTCCCTGATCTACTACCTCACCCTGGCATCAACAG ATCTGTCCCTGGCTGTGCCCATCAGTAATTCCCTGGCTCTTGTTGTCACCCTGGTTGTCGGGAAGTTCCTTGGTGAAGACATTGGTGGAAAAT GGGCTGCCCTGGGAATGGTGCTCACCGTCTCCGGAATCACGCTCTGCATTGCAAGTTCAGTGGGCAAGACAGAATAA
- the LOC123240435 gene encoding myotubularin-related protein 9-like isoform X1, with translation MEFSELIRTARAEALLLPGPGQSPVRGTLCITSHHLLLSAGQESPSDLWLLLRNVDTVEKRVAGNSGTITLKCKDLQVLQLEIEGLEETLDIASSIEALSSLESVSTSYPFFYRPQSLRLGDAEDLYPPDHFYRRVALETDAWRLSTVNRDFQVCASYPPALVVPRGIGDEVLARSARFRQGGRFPVLSYYHSINGTVMLRSSQPLQGANRRRCAEDEELLRAALALGGHQGLVLDTRSAQAVKQARITGGGTEAKAAYPGWKRLHRPLERGRPLQDSFVRLVEACTDPSLSMDRWLSRLDGCQWLTHVKEALTTACLVAQGMDREGVCFLVHGAEGTDATLLVTSLAQLILDPKCRTTHGFQSLLEREWIQAGHPFQQRCAHSAYAQSRPKHEAPTFLLFLDCVWQLSRQFPLSLEFGEGMLLALFEHAYASPFGTFLCNSEKERYLCEVKTKTHSLWSSMNQSKERQRFCNPIYSPNPLALWPSVEPQSLQLWAGKMSLPVPLPALSTGSALTSFILTPNSRPFPPMDSST, from the exons ATGGAGTTCTCGGAACTGATCCGTACTGCCCGGGCAGAGGCGCTTCTCCTGCCTGGTCCTGGACAGTCTCCGGTGAGGGGCACTCTGTGTATCACCAGCCACCACCTGCTGCTGTCTGCGGGGCAGGAAAGCCCTAGCGACCTGTGGCTGCTCTTGCGCAACGTGGATACGGTGGAAAAGCG GGTGGCGGGAAACTCAGGCACCATCACCCTGAAGTGTAAGGACCTGCAGGTTCTGCAGCTGGAGATCGAAGGTTTGGAGGAGACGCTGGACATCGCCAGCTCCATCGAG GCTTTGTCCTCGCTGGAATCTGTCAGCACTTCCTATCCATTCTTCTACAGGCCCCAGAGCCTGAGGCTGGGAGATGCCGAGGACCTGTACCCCCCGGACCACTTCTATCGGCGGGTGGCTCTCGAG ACAGACGCCTGGCGCCTGAGCACAGTCAACAGGGACTTTCAGGTGTGCGCCAGCTACCCGCCTGCCCTGGTGGTGCCCCGCGGGATCGGGGACGAGGTCCTGGCACGGAGCGCCCGCTTTCGCCAAGGCGGCCGCTTCCCTGTGCTCAGTTACTATCATAGTATCAACGGCACA GTGATGCTCCGCTCCAGCCAGCCCTTGCAGGGGGCCAATCGGCGACGCTGTGCAGAAGACGAGGAGCTGCTGCGGGCAGCTCTGGCCCTGGGCGGTCATCAGGGCTTAGTCTTGGACACCCGCTCGGCCCAGGCTGTCAAGCAGGCCCGAATAACCGGGGGTGGCACGGAGGCCAAGGCAGCCTACCCGGGCTGGAAACGGCTGCACCGGCCCCTGGAGAG GGGCCGGCCCCTGCAGGACAGTTTTGTGCGTCTGGTAGAGGCCTGTACAGATCCCTCCCTGAGCATGGACCGCTGGCTCAGCAGGCTGGACGGCTGTCAATGGCTGACACACGTTAAGGAAGCACTGACCACTGCCTGTCTGGTGGCCCAGGGCATGGATAG GGAAGGGGTCTGTTTCCTGGTCCATGGGGCTGAGGGCACCGATGCCACCCTCCTTGTGACCTCGCTGGCACAGCTCATCCTGGATCCCAAATGCAGAACGACGCATGGCTTCCAAAGCCTGCTGGAACGGGAATGGATCCAG GCTGGCCACCCTTTCCAGCAGCGCTGTGCTCACTCGGCCTATGCCCAAAGTCGCCCCAAACATGAGGCGCCCACCTTCCTGCTCTTCCTGGACTGCGTGTGGCAGCTGAGCCGGCAATTCCCACTTTCCCTGGAGTTTGGGGAAGGGATGCTGCTGGCCTTGTTTGAGCACGCTTATGCTTCACCCTTCGGCACCTTTCTCTGCAACAGTGAGAAGGAAAG GTACTTGTGTGAAGTGAAGACAAAGACACACTCTTTGTGGTCCAGTATGAACCAATCAAAGGAACGACAAAGATTCTGTAACCCCATCTACTCACCCAACCCCCTGGCCTTATGGCCTTCAGTGGAGCCCCAGAGCCTTCAGTTGTGGGCAGGTAAGATGTCCCTCCCAGTCCCCCTGCCAGCCCTCAGTACAGGCTCAGCTCTAACTAGCTTCATCCTCACACCCAATTCTAGGCCTTTTCCTCCGATGGACTCGTCCACCTGA